The proteins below come from a single Rosa rugosa chromosome 2, drRosRugo1.1, whole genome shotgun sequence genomic window:
- the LOC133731772 gene encoding uncharacterized protein LOC133731772, whose product MAGIAIVLDLLRKNPSLTTQSLHASGFFSAKAAASAAAAAGAPYVYKSLFSNFRGPVAYCDAGATLSEDYISNLRSASLKIFQNESVNYGTKEYTIELKPLFSAFELRALTLTTLRSFLLYFLPLLEPRANLEEDDDDFLQDTEEEQRIDYVVPLKKSLKQIARETTVTTTRRILERISVYYVSQRMAWKLLKDLPKSAMRKAGRRMPTYVFFFNVGKTTMRGHFLGVAASWIISVGIDIYRTFKGMINSKEEVDEIDTPQKLKLLGNKVWGTTIRCGASLIFASIGAGIGATLFRPSTGQWVGCVLGDVAGPIIVSYCLERSFHIEL is encoded by the exons ATGGCGGGAATAGCTATAGTCTTAGATCTGCTGAGAAAAAACCCAAGTCTTACAACCCAAAGCCTTCACGCTTCTGGGTTCTTCTCGGCGAAAGCAGCTGcttccgccgccgccgccgccggagCTCCTTACGTTTACAAGTCCTTGTTCAG TAATTTTAGGGGACCAGTTGCCTATTGTGATGCTGGAGCAACATTGTCTGAAGATTACATCTCTAATTTACGAAGTGCATCCTTAAAAATATTTCAGAATGAATCTGTGAATTACGGTACCAAGGAATACACAATCGAGTTAAAGCCACTATTCTCAGCTTTCGAATTGAGAGCTCTAACTTTGACGACTCTGAGGTCATTTTTACTGTACTTTTTACCTCTTCTGGAGCCTCGTGCAAACTTGGAAGAGGACGATGATGACTTCCTGCAGGACACTGAAGAAGAACAACGTATAGATTATGTTGTTCcattaaaaaaatcattaaagCAGATTGCTCGTGAG ACTACTGTCACAACCACTAGACGGATTCTAGAAAGAATTTCTGTTTATTATGTGTCACAGAGAATGGCATGGAAACTTCTGAAAG ATCTCCCAAAGTCTGCCATGAGGAAAGCTGGAAGAAGAATGCCAACTTATGTTTTCTTCTTCAATGTTGGCAAAACGACTATGAGAG GACACTTTCTAGGTGTTGCAGCATCTTGGATCATCTCAGTTGGCATTGATATCTACCGAACTTTTAAAGGAATGATAAACTCTAAAGAAGAGGTTGATGAAATCGATACACCACAAAAGCTTAAACTTCTTGGGAATAAGGTTTGGGGCACTACTATCAGGTGTGGTGCATCACTGATTTTTGCTTCAATTGGGGCGGGTATTGGTGCCACTCTTTTTCGCCCTTCAACTGGCCAGTGGGTTG GTTGTGTTCTGGGAGATGTGGCAGGGCCTATTATTGTCTCATATTGCCTTGAGAGATCTTTCCATATAGAACTTTAG
- the LOC133733721 gene encoding zinc transporter 11-like isoform X1: MQFQRKMACCNNLIFLSLFLCLTFSSLAYSNDNDNETKNGNGAHNLRSKSLVLVKIWCLLLVFVGTFAAGMSPYFLRWNEAFLVLGTQFAGGVFLGTALMHFLSDSDMTFQGLTEKEYPFAYMLACVGFLITMLADCVVSYVYGKQEGSTTDPEVLGKEEAHKGHDTHHIAAVGSFRDTILLIVALCFHSFFEGIAIGIAKTKLDAWKALWTVCVHKIIAAIAMSIALLRMIPNRPFISCMVYAFVFAISSPVGVGVGIIIDAKTQGATADWMFAISTALACGVFIYVSINHLLSKGYTAQNAVSVDKPHYKFLAVVFGVGVISVAMIWD, from the exons ATGCAGTTCCAGAGAAAAATGGCTTGCTGTAATAATCttattttcctctctctcttcctctgcctCACCTTCTCTTCCTTAGCCTACAGCAACGACAACGACAATGAAACCAAAAATGGAAATGGTGCTCACAACCTTCGGTCCAAGTCTCTAGTCCTGGTCAAGATATGGTGCTTGCTGTTGGTCTTTGTTGGGACTTTTGCAGCAGGAATGTCACCTTACTTCTTAAGGTGGAACGAGGCATTCTTGGTTCTAGGCACACAGTTTGCTGGTGGTGTGTTTTTGGGAACAGCTCTCATGCACTTCCTGAGTGATTCAGACATGACTTTTCAGGGCTTGACTGAAAAGGAGTACCCTTTTGCCTATATGCTGGCATGTGTGGGGTTCTTGATCACTATGCTTGCTGATTGTGTTGTTTCTTATGTGTATGGTAAGCAGGAGGGTAGTACTACTGACCCAGAAGTTCTAG GAAAGGAAGAGGCTCACAAG GGCCATGATACTCACcacattgcagctgttggttcATTCAGGGACACAATTCTGTTGATCGTAGCCTTGTGCTTCCACTCTTTCTTTGAGGGGATTGCAATTGGGATTGCCAAGACAAAACTGGATGCTTGGAAAGCCTTGTGGACAGTGTGTGTGCACAAAATCATTGCAGCTATTGCCATGAGCATTGCCCTTCTTCGCATGATTCCAAATCGGCCATTCATATCATGCATGGTATATGCTTTTGTATTTGCCATTTCCAGTCCAGTTGGTGTAGGAGTTGGGATCATAATAGACGCCAAAACCCAAGGTGCCACAGCAGATTGGATGTTTGCTATTTCTACAGCTTTGGCTTGTGGAGTGTTCATCTATGTGTCAAtaaatcatttgctttcgaaagGTTACACAGCTCAAAATGCAGTCTCTGTTGATAAACCCCATTACAAGTTTTTGGCTGTTGTTTTTGGTGTTGGGGTGATCTCTGTTGCCATGATCTGGGACTAA
- the LOC133733721 gene encoding zinc transporter 11-like isoform X2, which translates to MQFQRKMACCNNLIFLSLFLCLTFSSLAYSNDNDNETKNGNGAHNLRSKSLVLVKIWCLLLVFVGTFAAGMSPYFLRWNEAFLVLGTQFAGGVFLGTALMHFLSDSDMTFQGLTEKEYPFAYMLACVGFLITMLADCVVSYVYGKEEAHKGHDTHHIAAVGSFRDTILLIVALCFHSFFEGIAIGIAKTKLDAWKALWTVCVHKIIAAIAMSIALLRMIPNRPFISCMVYAFVFAISSPVGVGVGIIIDAKTQGATADWMFAISTALACGVFIYVSINHLLSKGYTAQNAVSVDKPHYKFLAVVFGVGVISVAMIWD; encoded by the exons ATGCAGTTCCAGAGAAAAATGGCTTGCTGTAATAATCttattttcctctctctcttcctctgcctCACCTTCTCTTCCTTAGCCTACAGCAACGACAACGACAATGAAACCAAAAATGGAAATGGTGCTCACAACCTTCGGTCCAAGTCTCTAGTCCTGGTCAAGATATGGTGCTTGCTGTTGGTCTTTGTTGGGACTTTTGCAGCAGGAATGTCACCTTACTTCTTAAGGTGGAACGAGGCATTCTTGGTTCTAGGCACACAGTTTGCTGGTGGTGTGTTTTTGGGAACAGCTCTCATGCACTTCCTGAGTGATTCAGACATGACTTTTCAGGGCTTGACTGAAAAGGAGTACCCTTTTGCCTATATGCTGGCATGTGTGGGGTTCTTGATCACTATGCTTGCTGATTGTGTTGTTTCTTATGTGTATG GAAAGGAAGAGGCTCACAAG GGCCATGATACTCACcacattgcagctgttggttcATTCAGGGACACAATTCTGTTGATCGTAGCCTTGTGCTTCCACTCTTTCTTTGAGGGGATTGCAATTGGGATTGCCAAGACAAAACTGGATGCTTGGAAAGCCTTGTGGACAGTGTGTGTGCACAAAATCATTGCAGCTATTGCCATGAGCATTGCCCTTCTTCGCATGATTCCAAATCGGCCATTCATATCATGCATGGTATATGCTTTTGTATTTGCCATTTCCAGTCCAGTTGGTGTAGGAGTTGGGATCATAATAGACGCCAAAACCCAAGGTGCCACAGCAGATTGGATGTTTGCTATTTCTACAGCTTTGGCTTGTGGAGTGTTCATCTATGTGTCAAtaaatcatttgctttcgaaagGTTACACAGCTCAAAATGCAGTCTCTGTTGATAAACCCCATTACAAGTTTTTGGCTGTTGTTTTTGGTGTTGGGGTGATCTCTGTTGCCATGATCTGGGACTAA